A single Symbiobacterium thermophilum IAM 14863 DNA region contains:
- a CDS encoding VOC family protein, with the protein MDRTVPWEGFHHIALVTPDLDTTIHFYGNVLGMQVGEVRAGGGVLPQRHCFIRPGEEAATWGLHFFENPSAQIPRVTLEELQHGPFVPGALQHIAFALPDAEAAGAPRARLERHGVQATPTGSIGPIQNMLFIDPNGIVLEATWSRL; encoded by the coding sequence ATGGACCGCACGGTTCCCTGGGAGGGCTTTCACCACATCGCCCTCGTCACGCCGGATCTCGACACCACCATCCACTTCTACGGCAACGTGCTCGGCATGCAGGTCGGCGAGGTCCGCGCCGGCGGGGGCGTGCTGCCGCAGCGGCACTGCTTCATCCGGCCCGGTGAGGAGGCGGCGACCTGGGGGCTACACTTCTTCGAAAATCCTTCCGCCCAGATCCCGCGTGTGACCCTGGAAGAGCTGCAGCACGGGCCGTTCGTTCCCGGCGCACTGCAGCACATCGCGTTTGCCCTTCCGGACGCGGAGGCGGCCGGGGCCCCGCGCGCCCGCCTGGAGCGGCACGGCGTGCAGGCGACCCCGACCGGTTCGATCGGTCCGATTCAGAACATGCTGTTCATCGATCCCAACGGCATCGTCCTGGAGGCGACCTGGTCCCGGCTGTAG
- a CDS encoding glycosyltransferase has translation MKFVILATGTRGDVQPFVALAQGLRAAGHEAVLAAPGSFESFVRSHGVGFFPMGGDYAALLESPEAQAALRGNPVKMMQVVRQTVFPMMGRMLEDAWAAAQGADALVYHPKALAGAHLVERLQVPCFIGAPVPVVVPTAAFPAPAFVSRDLGGFLNRLTYAAVRSGSRPFRGMINEWRRQVLGLGPRREGEYVQGGRLIPVLHAFSPHVVPRPADWPPEAIVMGYWFPRRDEPWEPPAALAAFLEEGPPPVYIGFGSVSGIDGDGSTRMAAEALARAGVRGVIATETGDAPVRLSDTVLAIPGAPHDWLFPRMAAVVHHGGAGTVAAGLAAGKPTLVCPATTDQPFWGRVVHRLGVGPAPIPRRRLTAERLAAAIGTLTTDEDIQRRAAALGEAIRAEDGVGRAVAEILRCSG, from the coding sequence ATGAAATTCGTCATTCTCGCCACAGGCACCCGGGGCGACGTCCAGCCCTTCGTGGCCCTGGCCCAGGGGCTCCGCGCAGCCGGCCACGAGGCGGTGCTGGCGGCGCCCGGCAGCTTCGAATCCTTCGTGCGGAGTCACGGCGTCGGTTTCTTCCCCATGGGCGGCGACTACGCGGCCCTGCTGGAATCGCCGGAGGCGCAGGCGGCCCTCCGGGGAAACCCGGTGAAGATGATGCAGGTGGTCAGGCAGACCGTCTTCCCCATGATGGGCCGTATGCTGGAGGACGCCTGGGCGGCGGCGCAGGGGGCCGACGCGCTCGTCTACCACCCGAAGGCCCTGGCGGGCGCCCACCTGGTGGAGCGGCTGCAGGTGCCCTGCTTCATTGGGGCGCCGGTGCCGGTGGTGGTGCCGACGGCGGCGTTTCCTGCCCCGGCCTTCGTCAGCCGCGACCTGGGCGGCTTCCTCAACCGGCTCACCTACGCCGCCGTGCGGTCGGGCAGCCGTCCGTTCCGGGGGATGATCAACGAGTGGCGCAGGCAGGTGCTGGGCCTGGGGCCGCGCCGCGAGGGCGAGTACGTGCAGGGCGGCCGGCTGATCCCGGTGCTGCACGCCTTCAGCCCGCACGTGGTGCCCCGCCCCGCCGACTGGCCGCCCGAGGCGATCGTGATGGGCTACTGGTTTCCCAGGCGGGATGAGCCGTGGGAGCCGCCTGCCGCCCTGGCGGCTTTCCTGGAGGAGGGGCCGCCCCCGGTTTACATCGGGTTCGGGTCGGTGTCGGGCATCGACGGGGACGGAAGCACCCGGATGGCCGCCGAGGCCCTGGCTCGGGCGGGCGTCAGGGGCGTGATCGCGACAGAGACGGGGGATGCGCCCGTGCGCCTCTCCGATACCGTGCTCGCCATCCCCGGCGCCCCGCACGACTGGCTCTTCCCGCGGATGGCGGCGGTCGTCCACCACGGCGGCGCCGGCACGGTGGCGGCCGGGCTGGCGGCAGGCAAGCCGACGCTGGTCTGCCCCGCGACCACGGACCAGCCCTTCTGGGGCCGGGTGGTGCACCGGCTGGGCGTGGGGCCCGCGCCGATTCCCCGCCGGCGGCTGACGGCCGAGCGGCTGGCGGCGGCGATTGGGACGCTCACGACGGATGAAGATATTCAGCGCCGTGCCGCCGCGCTCGGTGAGGCTATCCGGGCGGAGGACGGGGTCGGGCGGGCGGTGGCGGAGATCCTCCGATGCTCGGGGTGA
- the katG gene encoding catalase/peroxidase HPI, producing the protein MREEDIRSTAGHGTSNKDWWPNQLNLRILHQHSEKANPMGPDFNYREEFKKLDYWALKEDLRKLMTESQDWWPADFGHYGPLIIRMAWHSAGTYRIQDGRGGAESGAQRFAPLNSWPDNINLDKARRLLWPIKQKYGRRISWADLMILAGNVALESMGLKTIGFAGGRADVWEPEEDIYWGSEQQWLGRDRFGEEGKLEDPLAASEMGLIYVNPEGPGREPDPLKAAQQIRETFKRMGMNDEETVALIAGGHTFGKTHGAASPSHLGPEPEAAPIEEMGLGWKNSYGTGKGGDTITSGLEVTWTSSPTKWTSNFLWNLFGYEWELTKSPAGAWQWRPKNGAGEGTVPDAHDPNKRHAPGMLTTDIALRVDPVYEKIARRFLENPDEFAKAFARAWFKLTHRDLGPRSRYLGPEVPEEEFIWQDPLPKRDYDLIDEGDIAELKKRIQASGMSIREMVMTAWASASTFRGSDKRGGANGARIRLAPQIGWEVNEPEQLRPVLETLEGIQQEFNRSQTGRKRVSLADLIVLAGCVGIEQAARNAGFEITVPFTPGRVDATQEQTDVESFSYLEPVHDGFRNYLKRKFSVPAEHLLIDRANLLTLTAPEMTVLIGGLRVLDCNWGRTKHGVLTDRPGALTNDFFVNLLDMRWKWNATDDENVFEGRDRATGELKWTATRVDLIFGSNAQLRAIAEVYASNDGQEKFVQDFVKAWTKVMNLDRFDLLVKK; encoded by the coding sequence GTGAGGGAAGAGGACATCCGCTCCACGGCCGGGCACGGCACGTCCAACAAGGACTGGTGGCCCAATCAGCTCAACCTGCGCATCCTGCACCAGCACTCCGAGAAGGCCAACCCGATGGGCCCGGACTTCAACTACCGGGAGGAGTTCAAGAAGCTGGACTACTGGGCCCTGAAGGAGGACCTGCGCAAGCTGATGACCGAGTCGCAGGACTGGTGGCCCGCCGACTTCGGCCACTACGGGCCGCTCATCATCCGGATGGCCTGGCACAGCGCCGGCACCTACCGCATCCAGGACGGGCGCGGCGGTGCTGAGTCGGGCGCTCAGCGGTTCGCCCCGCTCAACAGCTGGCCCGACAACATCAACCTGGACAAGGCCCGCCGGCTGCTCTGGCCCATCAAGCAGAAGTACGGCAGGCGCATCTCCTGGGCGGACCTGATGATCCTCGCCGGCAACGTCGCCCTCGAGTCCATGGGGCTGAAGACCATCGGTTTCGCCGGCGGGAGGGCTGACGTATGGGAGCCGGAGGAGGACATCTACTGGGGCAGTGAGCAGCAGTGGCTGGGCCGCGACCGCTTCGGCGAGGAGGGCAAGCTCGAGGATCCTCTGGCGGCGTCCGAGATGGGGCTGATCTACGTCAACCCCGAGGGGCCCGGTCGCGAGCCGGATCCCCTGAAGGCGGCCCAACAGATCCGTGAGACCTTCAAGCGCATGGGCATGAACGACGAGGAGACCGTCGCCCTCATCGCCGGCGGCCATACCTTCGGCAAGACCCACGGAGCGGCGTCGCCGTCGCACCTGGGCCCCGAGCCGGAGGCGGCCCCGATCGAGGAGATGGGGCTGGGATGGAAGAACAGCTACGGCACCGGCAAGGGCGGCGACACCATCACCAGCGGCCTGGAGGTCACCTGGACGTCCTCCCCGACCAAGTGGACCAGCAACTTCCTCTGGAACCTCTTCGGCTACGAGTGGGAGCTGACCAAGAGCCCTGCCGGGGCCTGGCAGTGGCGGCCCAAGAACGGCGCCGGGGAGGGCACGGTCCCCGACGCGCACGACCCCAACAAGCGGCACGCGCCCGGCATGCTGACCACCGACATCGCCCTGCGGGTGGACCCGGTCTACGAGAAGATCGCCCGGCGCTTCCTGGAGAACCCGGACGAGTTCGCCAAGGCCTTCGCCCGCGCCTGGTTCAAGCTGACCCACCGCGACCTGGGGCCGCGCTCCCGCTACCTGGGTCCTGAGGTGCCGGAGGAGGAGTTCATCTGGCAGGATCCGCTGCCGAAGCGGGACTACGACCTGATCGACGAGGGCGACATCGCCGAGCTGAAGAAGCGGATCCAGGCCTCCGGGATGTCCATCCGGGAGATGGTGATGACCGCCTGGGCCTCGGCTTCCACCTTCCGTGGGTCCGACAAGCGGGGCGGCGCCAATGGCGCCCGCATCCGGCTGGCGCCCCAGATCGGCTGGGAGGTGAACGAGCCCGAGCAGCTGCGGCCCGTGCTGGAGACCCTGGAGGGCATCCAGCAGGAATTCAACCGGTCGCAGACGGGCCGGAAGCGCGTCTCCCTGGCCGACCTGATCGTGCTCGCCGGCTGCGTCGGCATCGAGCAGGCGGCCCGGAACGCCGGGTTCGAGATCACGGTGCCGTTCACGCCGGGCCGGGTCGACGCGACCCAGGAGCAGACCGACGTCGAGTCCTTCTCCTACCTGGAGCCGGTGCACGACGGCTTCCGCAACTACCTGAAGCGGAAGTTCTCGGTTCCCGCGGAGCACCTGCTCATCGACCGGGCCAATCTGCTCACGCTCACCGCGCCCGAGATGACGGTGCTCATCGGCGGCCTGCGGGTGCTCGACTGCAACTGGGGCCGCACGAAGCACGGCGTGCTCACCGACCGGCCCGGTGCGCTCACCAACGACTTCTTCGTCAACCTGCTCGACATGCGGTGGAAGTGGAACGCCACCGATGACGAGAACGTGTTCGAGGGCCGCGACCGCGCCACCGGCGAGCTGAAGTGGACCGCCACCCGGGTCGACCTGATCTTCGGCTCCAACGCGCAGCTGCGGGCCATCGCGGAGGTCTACGCCTCCAACGACGGCCAGGAGAAGTTCGTCCAGGACTTCGTCAAGGCCTGGACCAAGGTGATGAACCTCGACCGCTTCGATCTGCTGGTGAAGAAATAG